The proteins below come from a single Archangium lipolyticum genomic window:
- a CDS encoding serine/threonine-protein kinase, whose translation MSIRSSHENPQRTTSPVVLAAGLASYEYVRSLGQGHHGELVLARQRYLQGTGGFTVLKRLNRVVRQEDYQRLVEEARLGGKLRHPNITAVQLLAGPPAEPLLLMEYVEGEPLGDLLRLAAKSGRSFSEAFCCHVTSEVADALQYAHTLLDEEGAHLGIVHRDVSPQSIILGQHGEVKLMDFGAAWSRLDGRISTEGDSDIGELAYSSPERAMMEPLDGRSDLFSLGLVFLQLLTGRHLLDATARHEAELLGRMLRTRGDAGASRVATIEELGPSRTGELMKRLRQLDRPEVEAATASLPEGLRSILHRMLARRREDRYETAAEVGQTLRDYLWRSGYRFGRAELAAEVSALRAASLGDLEDSSRSKRGKGSSRGRRGGPGREP comes from the coding sequence ATGTCGATCCGGTCGTCCCATGAGAACCCTCAGCGCACCACTTCTCCGGTGGTGTTGGCCGCTGGGCTGGCGAGTTACGAATACGTACGCTCGCTGGGCCAGGGCCATCACGGAGAACTGGTGCTGGCGCGCCAGCGCTACCTCCAAGGCACGGGTGGTTTCACCGTCCTGAAACGCCTCAACCGCGTCGTGCGGCAGGAGGACTACCAGCGTCTGGTGGAGGAAGCGCGGTTGGGCGGCAAGCTGCGCCACCCCAACATCACCGCCGTCCAGCTGCTGGCCGGTCCCCCGGCGGAGCCGCTCCTCCTCATGGAGTACGTCGAGGGCGAGCCGCTGGGTGACCTGTTGCGTCTGGCGGCGAAATCGGGCCGTTCCTTCTCCGAGGCCTTCTGCTGCCACGTGACCTCGGAGGTGGCGGATGCGCTCCAATACGCGCACACGCTCCTCGACGAGGAGGGGGCGCACCTGGGAATCGTCCACCGGGACGTGTCACCCCAGTCCATCATCCTGGGCCAGCACGGCGAGGTGAAGCTGATGGACTTCGGGGCGGCCTGGTCCCGCCTCGACGGGCGCATCTCCACCGAGGGCGACAGCGACATCGGCGAGCTGGCCTACAGCTCCCCGGAGCGCGCCATGATGGAGCCGCTCGACGGGCGGTCGGATCTGTTCTCCCTGGGCCTCGTCTTCCTGCAGCTGCTCACCGGGAGGCACCTGCTGGACGCCACCGCGCGCCACGAGGCGGAGCTGCTCGGCCGCATGCTGCGCACGCGCGGGGATGCCGGCGCGAGCCGCGTGGCGACCATCGAGGAGCTGGGTCCCTCGCGGACCGGCGAGCTGATGAAGCGGCTGCGCCAGCTGGACAGGCCGGAGGTGGAGGCGGCGACGGCCTCGCTGCCCGAGGGGTTGCGCTCCATCCTCCACCGCATGCTCGCGCGGCGGCGGGAGGACCGTTATGAAACGGCGGCGGAGGTGGGCCAGACGCTCCGCGATTACCTGTGGCGCTCCGGGTACCGGTTCGGGCGCGCCGAGCTGGCGGCGGAGGTGTCCGCCCTGCGTGCCGCCTCCCTGGGGGATCTGGAGGACTCCAGCCGCTCGAAACGGGGCAAGGGTTCATCCCGGGGACGTCGCGGGGGGCCTGGTAGGGAGCCCTGA
- a CDS encoding cytochrome c-type biogenesis protein yields MTAALLSLTLFLASGQFAPQQAGSEPLAPPLEMRVQKLGKELRCAVCQGLSVADSPSSMARAQLDKIRELVAQGQSDQEVRDYFVARYGEWVLLQPTAEGVNLLVWVGPVLLLLGGAYVIFRQVKRGEPSAPAAATPAQPAPHTEDTVDPYLQAVRRELDQ; encoded by the coding sequence ATGACCGCCGCCCTTCTCTCATTGACGCTCTTTCTCGCCTCGGGCCAGTTCGCGCCCCAGCAGGCTGGGAGTGAACCCCTCGCGCCGCCCTTGGAGATGCGGGTGCAGAAGCTCGGCAAGGAGCTGCGCTGCGCCGTGTGCCAGGGCCTCTCCGTGGCCGACAGCCCTTCCTCCATGGCTCGCGCCCAGCTGGACAAGATCCGCGAGCTGGTGGCCCAGGGCCAATCGGACCAGGAGGTCCGTGACTACTTCGTGGCCCGCTACGGCGAGTGGGTGCTGCTGCAGCCCACGGCCGAGGGCGTCAACCTGCTCGTGTGGGTGGGCCCGGTGCTGCTGCTGCTGGGCGGCGCCTACGTCATCTTCCGGCAGGTGAAGCGTGGAGAGCCGTCCGCCCCGGCGGCCGCGACGCCCGCGCAGCCCGCGCCCCACACCGAGGACACCGTGGACCCATACCTTCAGGCC
- a CDS encoding helix-turn-helix transcriptional regulator — MALPRGLAATIGTAARAARIRANLTQEDVAERVGLATEVYGRLERGGMLPSVPTLKKLCETLSIPSDVLLGLQPAQENFWTKEAPARPVEEPAEIRRLVRTVKKLEPAEFRLLSLMATGLVRLRHMRQSRGQEGASPSQ, encoded by the coding sequence ATGGCTCTCCCACGAGGACTGGCGGCCACCATAGGGACCGCGGCGCGGGCGGCACGAATTCGAGCCAATCTCACCCAGGAGGACGTGGCCGAGCGCGTGGGGCTGGCCACGGAGGTCTACGGACGGCTGGAACGCGGCGGAATGCTGCCCAGCGTGCCCACGCTCAAGAAGCTGTGCGAGACCCTGAGCATCCCCTCGGATGTGTTGTTGGGGTTGCAGCCAGCCCAGGAGAACTTCTGGACCAAGGAGGCTCCGGCCCGTCCGGTCGAGGAGCCCGCGGAGATCCGCCGGCTGGTGCGGACGGTGAAGAAGCTGGAACCCGCCGAGTTCCGCCTGCTCAGTCTCATGGCCACCGGCCTGGTGAGACTGAGACATATGAGACAGAGCCGGGGACAGGAGGGTGCCTCGCCCTCCCAGTAG
- a CDS encoding (deoxy)nucleoside triphosphate pyrophosphohydrolase has protein sequence MARRHIRVVGAMLQNAEGRYLITQRPPKATLPLLWEFPGGRVEEGESDPQALAREIREEMGVEVEVGEQALHTHHEYPTYDIDFRVYHCRLTSPESAIQHLRVHDHRWVALDEMSKYQFPDADAKTLAKLLGLEA, from the coding sequence ATGGCTCGCCGTCACATCCGCGTCGTCGGCGCGATGCTTCAGAATGCCGAGGGCCGCTACCTCATCACCCAGCGCCCTCCCAAGGCGACGTTGCCCCTGCTGTGGGAGTTCCCTGGAGGCCGTGTGGAGGAAGGGGAATCGGATCCGCAGGCGCTCGCCCGGGAGATTCGTGAGGAGATGGGGGTGGAGGTGGAGGTGGGGGAGCAGGCCCTCCACACCCATCACGAGTACCCCACGTACGACATCGACTTCCGCGTCTACCACTGCCGGCTCACCAGCCCCGAATCCGCCATCCAGCACCTGCGCGTGCATGACCACCGTTGGGTGGCGCTGGATGAGATGTCGAAGTACCAGTTCCCCGACGCGGATGCGAAGACGCTGGCCAAGCTGCTGGGCCTGGAAGCCTGA